The DNA region CACTAGGGAATTATCAGGAGACTTTACAAATTTTCTAGACTTTTGTCAGAGAGTAGAGTCCAAAGATATAAACAAAAGAGCTGTGGAGAGTTTAATTAAATGTGGATCATTTGATGCTATGGGAGCAAATCGTGCACAGCTACTTTCAAGTTATGAAACGATTATGGATAGCATACAACAGGAAAAACGTAGAAAAATAAATGGACAAATAGATCTTTTTCAAATAAACGAGGAGATTGATGTTTCAATAAACCAAATTAATCTTCCAAACATAAAAGAATTTAATGAAAAAATAAGGTTAAGTATGGAAAAGGAAGTAGTAGGTATATATATTAGCGGACATCCTTTATCGGAATTTGAAAAGGAACTGGAGAATATTGTTACAGTTAATAGTTACGAGCTTTCTCAAGCTATGGATAATCTAGAAGAATCTACATTAAAGGATGGACAGTCCATAGTTGTAGGAGGAATGATTACAGAAGTAAATACTAAAATAACAAGGAATAATCAACTTATGGCATTTATAGTTTTAGAGGATTTATTCGGGACTATAGAGTGTATTGTTTTTCCAAAGACTTTTAAATATTATAATAATCTTGTTCATGAGGAAAGTTTTGTATTTTTAGAGGGAACATTAAGTATTAAGGAAGAGGAACAACCAAAGATTTTAGTTAATACAATAAATCCTTTAGTAAAGGTGTCAGAAACTGATTTAAAAGATTTAGGTAAAAAAAATGGAAATAAGCTATTTATTAAAATTAGATATAAAAAGGATTGGCATCTAATCGAAGCAATAAAACCAACCCTAAGAAAATATAAGGGAGATGTACCTATAATAATTTATATTGAAGAAAGTAATGAAAGACTTCAATCTGATAGGGGATTATGGGTAGACCTAAATGAGGATATAATGAATGAGTTAGTTAGCTTTTTTGGTAAAGAAAATATAAAAGTAGTTTAATATAAAAATTGCTATTATATAACAAAATAAATTAGTATATGTTATAATATGAGGGGAATTAGGAGCAAATTAAACTATATAAATAATAAATATTATATTTAAATTATAGAGGAGGCCTAGCAATGTGGACAGTTATATATATGGCTAATACACGTGTAGATGCGGAAGAAGTAAAAAAAGTACTAGTGAAAGAGGGCTTCTTAGTTAAGATTAAACCTATTAGTAAAAATAATGTAGAAGGAACCTGTGAAGTTTTAGTACCAAGAACAGAGGCAGAAGAGGTTCATTCTATTTTAATTCAACTTGGACTTTAATTTTAGAGTTCTGCAAGTATTTGAATAGTAGCACATGATTTTAGGCTTGTAATTGTTTAACAAAGTCGATTTGGGATAATATATCTACATAGATACGACTTTGTTATTTTTCTCAACTTTAAATGCATATGTATAAAATAAACAAAGTGGGACACTAAAAGACCATGTAGGTTGAAATGGAGGATGCTTATGAAAAAAATTGCTGTGCTAACTAGTGGTGGGGATGCACCGGGAATGAATGCAGCCATACGTGCAGTTGTGAGAAGTGGTATTTATAATGATGTTAAGGTTATGGCAATAAAGCAAGGCTTTAATGGTCTAATTAATGCAAATATAGAAGAGATGAATTTATCTTCCGTAGCGGATATTATACATAGAGGTGGAACCATTTTAAGGACTGCCAGAAGTGAAGAATTTCGTACTGAAGAGGGACAAAGAAAAGCGCTCAATGTAATTAACGTATTAGGTATAGAAGGGATTATTGTAATTGGAGGGGACGGATCATTTAAAGGTGCAAAGAAGTTAAATGATCTAGGTATACCTACAATTGGTGTTCCTGGAACTATAGATAACGATTTAGGATATACAGACTATACTATTGGATTTGATACATCAATTAATACAGTAATCGATGCAATTAGCAAAATTAGAGATACTTCCACATCTCATGGTAGAGCTAATATTATAGAGGTTATGGGGCGCCATTGTGGAGATATAGCTCTAATGGCTGGACTTGCAGGAGGAGCAGAGAGTATTATTGTTCCTGAGGTAGGATTTAATGTTGATCAGGTATGTAATAAGCTACTAAAGGGAAGAAATAGAGGTAAGCTGCATAGCATCATTATATTAGCAGAAGGAGTTGGTGGTGCAGTTGAAATGAGCAAGGAAATTGAGGATAAAACTGGTATTGAAACTAGAGCCACCATATTAGGTCATATTCAAAGAGGTGGTAGTCCAACAGCTTCCGATAGAATTTTAGCTAGTAAAATGGGAGCAAAGGCAGTGGATCTGCTGCTACAAGGTGTTGGTAATAG from Alkaliphilus flagellatus includes:
- the pfkA gene encoding 6-phosphofructokinase — encoded protein: MKKIAVLTSGGDAPGMNAAIRAVVRSGIYNDVKVMAIKQGFNGLINANIEEMNLSSVADIIHRGGTILRTARSEEFRTEEGQRKALNVINVLGIEGIIVIGGDGSFKGAKKLNDLGIPTIGVPGTIDNDLGYTDYTIGFDTSINTVIDAISKIRDTSTSHGRANIIEVMGRHCGDIALMAGLAGGAESIIVPEVGFNVDQVCNKLLKGRNRGKLHSIIILAEGVGGAVEMSKEIEDKTGIETRATILGHIQRGGSPTASDRILASKMGAKAVDLLLQGVGNRVVGVNGKKLIDMDIDEALSIKSNFDMETYELAKILSI